The Tenebrio molitor chromosome 5, icTenMoli1.1, whole genome shotgun sequence genome has a segment encoding these proteins:
- the LOC138131289 gene encoding protein Wnt-9a-like, with protein sequence MYSMASAAVMFSVARACSEGTLAGCRCGDHGKPQNASWQWAGCGDNCKFAKKFTKKFLQLKKRGDGLNSIIKYNSELGIKVVLENEEVVCRCHGVSGTCTVRLCWKKIRSFDVISKQLKAMYYSALQIQPENSIRSMKGSKSARQLLFLESSPNFCLTNANRSCNSAKNCATLCCGRGTYPTQIVVDSTCNCRWRKQHFDVQCDYCKLNRTILRCR encoded by the exons ATGTACTCGATGGCCTCCGCGGCGGTGATGTTCTCCGTGGCTCGGGCGTGTTCTGAAGGCACCCTCGCCGGCTGCCGCTGCGGCGACCACGGCAAACCCCAAAACGCGTCCTGGCAGTGGGCCGGCTGCGGCGACAACTGCAAATTCGCCAAAAAGTTCACCAAGAAATTCTTGCAACTGAAGAAGCGAGGCGACGGACTCAACTCCATCATCAAGTACAACAGCGAGTTGGGGATCAAGGTGGTACTCGAGAACGAGGAGGTTGTCTGCAGGTGCCACGGCGTCTCAG GTACTTGTACTGTCAGGCTCTGCTGGAAGAAGATCCGCTCGTTCGATGTTATTTCCAAGCAGCTCAAAGCCATGTACTACAGTGCCCTCCAAATCCAGCCCGAGAACAGCATCCGGTCGATGAAAGGGAGCAAGAGCGCAAGGCAGCTCCTCTTCTTGGAGAGTAGTCCCAACTTTTGCCTCACCAATGCGAACAGATCCTGCAACAGTGCAAAGAACTGCGCCACCCTGTGCTGCGGGAGAGGCACCTACCCGACACAGATCGTGGTAGATTCAACGTGTAACTGTAGGTGGCGCAAGCAACACTTCGACGTCCAGTGCGACTACTGCAAATTGAACAGGACGATTTTGAGGTGCAGATGA
- the LOC138130295 gene encoding gustatory receptor 5a for trehalose-like — MSRIFSDIPDTLQVEIVESCVAITTNSVLLLRLATKWPDLMKEWNRNDKIMNKIYGHPKYLKLLITIVTIFFLVLSTVVYFLQKLLCLHGEDQDQEPLSVKLYYDNCFNRISSMVPYHPLVAIFVTIVQFEAYLLHSFTDVFLIALSAILAFRFHQIAARLKQNQRQQFGMETEDASFWKNIRKDYCRLSSLLFVLDDHISFLIIYSYGLNFLSLLHFLTEFLRGTETSTVATIHCYFNAFSFISRLTCLTLFSSWINEESQEPIRILNSVPPNEYSAELSFDEVALTGCKMFKLNKKLLLSIVSAIVTYELMIIQYNNSYT; from the exons ATGTCTCGGATATTTTCCGACATTCCCGACACACTTCAAGTGGAAATCGTGGAAAGT tgtgtTGCGATTACGACCAATTCGGTTTTGCTCCTTCGCTTGGCCACCAAATGGCCGGACTTGATGAAAGAGTGGAACCGAAATGACAAAATCATGAACAAAATCTACGGCCACCCGAAATACTTGAAGCTGCTCATAACAATAGTGACGATTTTCTTCTTAGTGCTGAGTACTG TCGTTTATTTCCTCCAAAAACTTCTCTGCCTCCATGGAGAGGATCAAGACCAAGAACCTTTATCTGTCAAGCTCTATTACGACAACTGTTTCAATAGAATTTCTTCGATGGTACCGTACCATCCGCTGGTCGCTATCTTCGTGACGATCGTCCAGTTTGAAGCGTACCTGTTGCATTCTTTCACCGACGTTTTCCTGATCGCTTTGAGTGCAATTCTAGCTTTCCGCTTTCACCAAATCGCAGCAAGACTGAAACAGAACCAGCGACAACAATTTGGAATG GAGACGGAAGACGcttctttttggaaaaacatCCGAAAGGACTACTGCAGATTGAGCAGTCTTTTGTTCGTTCTAGACGACCACATCTCCTTCTTAATTATCTACTCCTACGGTCTAAACTTTCTCTCGTTGTTGCACTTCTTGACAGAGTTCTTGAG GGGAACGGAAACCTCCACAGTTGCAACGATCCACTGTTACTTTAATGCCTTCAGTTTCATATCGAGATTGACTTGTCTGACTTTGTTTTCATCCTGGATCAACGAAGAAAGTCAAGAACCAATCAGAATCTTGAATTCTGTGCCCCCCAATGAATACAGTGCAGAG TTAAGCTTCGACGAAGTGGCTCTCACCGGGTGCAAGATGTTCAAGCTCAACAAGAAGCTGCTCTTGAGC ATCGTCAGTGCAATAGTAACTTATGAGCTAATGATCATACAGTACAACAATAGTTACACCTAA